Proteins from one Pseudomonadota bacterium genomic window:
- a CDS encoding thermonuclease family protein: MTFLLISPAAHSRSAKKGPYKKLDAFQCPLKKIDFDDGDTFSCAGEDIRVLGIDAPEISHPRHGIQRDQEGGREAAAFTEDAIRRAKRVLIVRAGKDKYGRTLAHVLLDGELLGVMIVKRGLAHETVSHYGDNGMPGFALQILEASKVAPKPTFEEPYRWRKKNQKR; this comes from the coding sequence TTGACCTTCCTTCTCATCTCCCCCGCCGCCCACTCCAGGTCGGCGAAAAAGGGCCCCTACAAGAAGCTCGATGCGTTCCAGTGCCCGCTGAAGAAGATCGATTTCGACGACGGCGACACCTTCTCGTGCGCGGGCGAGGACATCCGCGTGCTCGGAATCGACGCCCCTGAGATCAGCCACCCGCGCCACGGGATCCAAAGAGACCAGGAAGGGGGCAGAGAGGCGGCCGCCTTCACAGAGGATGCGATCAGGCGCGCGAAGAGGGTGCTTATCGTGCGCGCGGGGAAGGACAAGTACGGCCGGACGCTGGCCCACGTGCTGCTCGACGGAGAGCTGCTCGGCGTCATGATCGTAAAGAGAGGGCTGGCCCACGAGACCGTCTCACACTACGGCGACAACGGCATGCCCGGGTTCGCCCTGCAGATCCTCGAGGCCTCCAAGGTCGCCCCCAAGCCGACCTTCGAAGAACCGTACAGGTGGAGAAAGAAAAATCAGAAACGCTGA
- a CDS encoding TIGR00725 family protein: MRKTIIGVIGGSKASVKEAEAAERAGELIGRRGWILVTGGLTGVMEAASRGASKAGGTVVGIVPQADPSAANRFVDISVATNMGHARNAIIAHTAQALIAIGGAYGTLSEIALARAAGKPVLGIGTWDIKGVTPVADADAALDECERIFM; this comes from the coding sequence ATGAGGAAGACGATAATAGGCGTGATCGGAGGATCGAAGGCGTCGGTGAAGGAAGCGGAGGCCGCGGAGCGCGCAGGAGAGCTCATCGGCAGGCGCGGATGGATACTGGTCACCGGCGGGCTCACCGGCGTCATGGAAGCCGCGTCCCGCGGGGCATCCAAGGCCGGCGGCACGGTGGTCGGCATAGTGCCGCAGGCGGACCCATCAGCCGCCAACCGCTTCGTGGACATCTCCGTGGCCACCAACATGGGCCACGCGAGAAACGCGATAATCGCGCATACGGCACAGGCCCTGATCGCCATCGGCGGCGCGTACGGCACGCTGTCCGAGATCGCGCTCGCGAGGGCCGCGGGCAAGCCGGTGCTGGGCATAGGCACATGGGACATAAAGGGCGTTACGCCGGTCGCGGACGCAGACGCAGCTCTCGACGAGTGCGAGCGCATATTCATGTGA
- a CDS encoding DUF362 domain-containing protein: protein MAIVGQRDYEPPALEASIKMAIDAAGFDLASVRGRTVLLKPNMLGAFAVSMATTTHPEFVAAAGRIFKAAGATVWVGDSPNGVHPIDQVWETTGIRDACRREGLIERPFEAAGSEERAGFLISKVPLAADFVVNLPKFKTHSLTVMTLAVKNMYGCICGLQKSALHASNPKPYEFSEMCVRVAETVRPDLSIVDGIVAMEGNGPSGGPLRELGVIVAGTNMHAVDRASCSLIGLPPMEVDTIRIAVERGLWNESDGLDIAGDPIERLRTPDFALPATYTRGIRHWRISHFVTRLIWKRLNAQPVIARSRCVHCGLCVRSCPVSAIDWPDESGPPVIAKRRCIQCFCCHEACPHKAIDIRKSLPLKIWRALADRRARLEAEG from the coding sequence GTGGCGATAGTAGGGCAGCGCGATTACGAACCCCCCGCTCTCGAGGCGTCGATCAAAATGGCCATAGATGCGGCCGGTTTCGATCTCGCCTCCGTGCGCGGAAGGACCGTGCTGCTCAAGCCGAACATGCTCGGCGCGTTCGCGGTTTCGATGGCGACGACCACGCACCCCGAGTTCGTCGCAGCGGCGGGCAGGATATTCAAGGCGGCCGGCGCCACGGTCTGGGTTGGCGACAGCCCCAACGGCGTGCATCCCATCGACCAGGTGTGGGAGACCACGGGCATCCGCGATGCCTGCAGGCGCGAGGGGCTCATCGAGCGCCCGTTCGAGGCTGCGGGCAGCGAGGAGCGCGCCGGATTTCTCATATCCAAGGTCCCGCTCGCCGCGGACTTCGTCGTCAACCTGCCAAAGTTCAAGACCCACAGCTTGACGGTCATGACTCTCGCCGTGAAGAACATGTACGGCTGCATCTGCGGCCTCCAGAAGTCCGCCCTGCACGCGAGCAACCCGAAGCCGTACGAGTTCTCGGAGATGTGCGTAAGGGTCGCGGAAACGGTGAGGCCCGACCTCTCAATAGTCGACGGGATCGTGGCTATGGAGGGCAACGGACCGTCGGGCGGCCCGCTGCGCGAACTGGGCGTCATTGTGGCGGGCACGAACATGCATGCGGTAGATCGCGCCTCATGTTCCCTGATCGGGCTCCCCCCCATGGAGGTGGATACAATAAGGATAGCAGTTGAAAGAGGGCTTTGGAACGAAAGCGACGGGCTGGATATTGCCGGCGACCCGATCGAGAGGCTTCGGACGCCGGATTTTGCGCTCCCCGCGACCTACACAAGGGGCATCCGCCACTGGCGCATATCGCATTTCGTCACCCGCCTCATATGGAAGAGGCTCAACGCGCAGCCGGTGATCGCACGATCTCGCTGCGTGCACTGCGGCCTGTGCGTGCGCTCCTGCCCGGTGTCGGCGATCGACTGGCCGGACGAATCGGGGCCGCCTGTCATAGCGAAGCGCCGATGCATCCAGTGCTTCTGCTGCCACGAGGCGTGCCCGCACAAGGCGATTGACATAAGGAAGAGCTTGCCTCTCAAGATATGGCGCGCGCTGGCGGACAGGCGAGCGAGGCTAGAAGCGGAGGGATGA
- the mtnA gene encoding S-methyl-5-thioribose-1-phosphate isomerase, producing the protein MPPANSSQGVTVDLIKTIEWKDDKVVMLDQRRLPTEEIYVAFEDYLGVAQAIRNMVVRGAPAIGVAAAMGVALGAMGIGVEGFDAFYEKLIVVCNRMADTRPTAVNLFWAVDRMKACALANKDRPPAEITRLLKEEALAIYAEDIESNRRIGRNGQPFVGDRMTVLTHCNAGALATAGYGTALGIIYAANEAGKRIHVYADETRPRLQGAKLTAWELQKHGIEVTVISDTMAGSLMRQGKIGACIVGADRIAANGDVANKIGTYQVAVLARRHEIPFYVAAPLSTVDPGIAGGDDIPIEERDAAEITHIGSVQITPNLVKVYNPAFDVTPAELVTAIITDRGVARPPYPESIASLIGRAAPSGD; encoded by the coding sequence ATGCCGCCAGCAAACTCATCACAAGGAGTGACTGTGGACCTCATCAAGACGATAGAGTGGAAGGACGACAAGGTGGTGATGCTCGACCAGCGCAGGCTCCCCACCGAGGAGATATACGTAGCATTCGAGGACTACCTCGGCGTGGCCCAGGCGATCCGGAACATGGTGGTGCGCGGCGCGCCGGCGATCGGCGTCGCGGCGGCGATGGGCGTGGCGCTCGGAGCCATGGGGATAGGGGTCGAGGGTTTCGACGCATTCTACGAGAAGCTCATCGTCGTATGCAACCGCATGGCCGACACCCGCCCCACCGCGGTCAACCTCTTCTGGGCGGTCGACCGGATGAAGGCCTGCGCCCTGGCAAACAAGGACAGGCCCCCGGCTGAAATAACGAGGCTCCTCAAGGAGGAGGCGCTCGCGATCTACGCCGAGGACATAGAGTCCAACCGCAGGATCGGGAGGAACGGGCAGCCCTTCGTCGGGGACCGCATGACCGTGCTCACCCACTGCAACGCAGGGGCGCTCGCCACCGCGGGCTACGGCACCGCGCTGGGGATCATCTACGCGGCAAACGAAGCGGGCAAGCGGATACACGTGTACGCGGACGAGACTCGCCCGAGGCTCCAGGGCGCTAAGCTGACCGCCTGGGAGCTGCAGAAGCACGGCATCGAGGTCACCGTGATAAGCGACACAATGGCCGGCAGCCTCATGAGGCAGGGGAAGATCGGCGCCTGCATCGTGGGCGCGGACCGCATAGCGGCCAACGGCGACGTGGCCAACAAGATCGGGACCTACCAGGTCGCGGTGCTGGCCAGGCGACACGAGATCCCGTTCTACGTGGCCGCCCCCCTCTCGACCGTCGATCCCGGGATCGCGGGCGGCGACGACATACCGATCGAGGAGCGCGACGCCGCCGAGATCACGCACATCGGCTCCGTGCAGATCACGCCGAACCTCGTCAAGGTCTACAACCCAGCATTTGACGTGACCCCGGCCGAGCTCGTCACCGCCATCATCACCGACCGCGGAGTCGCACGGCCGCCCTACCCGGAATCCATCGCCTCCCTGATCGGCCGCGCGGCGCCCTCCGGCGACTGA